The Anolis carolinensis isolate JA03-04 chromosome 1, rAnoCar3.1.pri, whole genome shotgun sequence genome window below encodes:
- the scaf8 gene encoding SR-related and CTD-associated factor 8 isoform X1, translated as MEAVKAFNGELYSLNDYKPPISKAKMTQITKAAIKAIKFYKHVVQSVEKFIQKCKPEYKVPGLYVIDSIVRQSRHQFGQEKDVFAPRFSNNIISTFQNLYRCPGDDKSKIVRVLNLWQKNSVFKSEIIQPLLDMAAGIPPPVVTPVLPGTTATMSNNTPGTPVTPATPANVIQSLPDPWVSQITNTDTLTAVAQILQSPQGQQLQQLIQTLQMQQQKPQPSLLQALDAGLVVQLQALTAQLTAAATANTLNPLEQSVSFNKKLMDRFGDFREDADINEEPKKETPTSQLPLVPESVNNSLFHQLAEQLQQQNLEHLRQQLLEQQPTKASPEETQEETFGSEHSASPSQDSSHQQFLEVEPNIDSSMDVQQQDMDIDEGQEVVEQEVFEQEEKKAAVISRSRTRSRSRSRSPRKRRSRSRSGSRKRKHRKRSRSRSRERKRKSSRSYSSERRAREREKERQKKGLPPVRSKTLSVCSTTLWVGQVDKKATQQDLTNLFEEFGQIESINMIPPRGCAYVCMVHRQDAYRALQKLSSGSYKIGSKIIKIAWALNKGVKTEYKQFWDVDLGVSYIPWEKVKLDDLEGFAEGGMIDQETVNNEWETTRSTETVKEPVPTTQSTTVEKTSVVTTQTETFTQSVAMLQLPVAPAVPAVSLVPPAFPVAMPVPPPGYSSIPPPPFLRASFNPSQPPPGYMPPPVPPPGPPPVVPTSLVQPSLPIAQESLKDFNSLVLPVVTVSSSLTTPTLSAGSVFTPLSSNCSDVDEKGSHLADVQISSSENRAMQDDVSSSSGLIGGAQLPSVSTTSGLGGGIRPPNVSSSSGLVQPPSVSSSSGLLTRLQPSIASNSSGLLTGVQPPSVSSSSAMLPGLQPMSVSSSSNLLMGLQPPIVSSNSGLLSGGQPPMVSSTSGLLTALQPPIVSSNSGLLGLPPPIVSSGSGLLGLPPPNIASGSGLLGLQPPTGIQTVPHLTLASQRLPGMPLVDIRSGLMAQPPGPRFPLLQPGMPPQRSIPPPAILDPSLPPPRSSFLSGDLFTQTERPFGNCGRQSIDNLSNPDKRLPLGDDSIQQEGDRDYRFPPVENRENLNRSSQGDIRESVGRPPLDPREGLGRPPVDGREHLARPHLDLRENFGRPGMDNLSRRDYFPFNSDKHWGQRGDYDERERRVFPAYGGLKPFQEDRERFRQTNFRFEPRGGPSWNRGPEQDTHRDFDDRRRPWERQRDRDDRDFNFGREINGNRFGRERIQNNWIPPPHPRVFEYFEGGTSQGKADNMPQINGENTETESQPSGVEVQDESELFEKLTPSGDTKKEKSDTEAELESEPVVESTETEGT; from the exons AGTAAAATTGTTCGAGTGCTGAATTTATGGCAGAAGAATAGTGTGTTCAAAAGTGAAATTATCCAGCCTCTACTTGATATGGCAGCAGGAATTCCTCCTCCAGTTGTGACGCCTGTCTTGCCTGGGACAACAGCTACTATGAGTAACAATACTCCAG GAACTCCAGTGACGCCAGCTACACCTGCCAATGTGATCCAGAGTTTACCTGATCCTTGGGTGTCTCAGATAACTAATACAGATACTCTTACTGCTGTTGCACAGATTCTACAGAGTCCACAAGGCCAGCAG CTTCAGCAGTTAATACAAACATTACAAATGCAGCAGCAGAAACCACAGCCATCACTGCTTCAGGCACTGGATGCCGGACTTGTTGTTCAGTTGCAAGCCCTCACTGCGCAACTTACAGCTGCCGCCACTGCCAATACCCTTAATCCTCTAGAACAGAGTGTCTCTTTTAATAAG AAGCTGATGGATAGGTTTGGGGATTTTAGAGAAGATGCTGATATTAATGAAGAACCTAAAAAAGAAACACCAACTTCTCAACT GCCCCTTGTACCTGAATCTGTGAACAACTCACTTTTTCATCAACTTGCTGAACAATTACAGCAGCAAAACCTGGAACATCTTCGCCAGCAGCTTCTGGAGCAGCAGCCAACAAAG GCCAGCCCTGAGGAAACGCAAGAAGAAACATTTGGTTCTGAGCATTCAGCATCCCCTTCACAAGACAGCAGCCATCAGCAGTTTTTAGAAGTAGAACCAAATATTGATAGTTCAATGGATGTTCAACAACAg GATATGGATATAGATGAAGGCCAAGAAGTTGTTGAACAGGAAGTTTTTGAGCAAGAGGAGAAGAAAGCAGCAGTTATTTCAAGATCAAGAACACGTTCAAGATCTCGTTCAAG ATCTCCAAGAAAAAGAAGGTCCAGATCACGTTCTGGATCTCGAAAGCGTAAGCATAGGAAGCGTTCACGCTCTAGAtcaagggaaagaaaaaggaagtctTCGAGGTCATATTCAAGTGAAAGAagagctagagagagagagaaagaacgaCAGAAAAAAGGATTGCCTCCTGTTCGATCCAAAACACTAAGTG TCTGCAGTACCACACTTTGGGTTGGTCAGGTGGACAAGAAAGCTACACAGCAGGATTTAACCAATTTATTTGAAGAATTCGGACAAATCGAGTCTATTAAT ATGATCCCTCCCAGAGGTTGTGCTTATGTCTGTATGGTTCATAGACAAGATGCCTACCGTGCTCTTCAGAAACTAAGCTCTGGATCCTACAAGATCGGATCAAAAATTATCAAG attgcatgggcatTAAATAAAGGAGTGAAAACTGAATATAAACAGTTTTGGGATGTGGATCTTGGAGTTTCATACATACCTTGGGAAAAAGTTAAATTGGATGATTTGGAGGGCTTTGCAGAAGGAGGCATGATTGATCAGGAAACAGTAAATAATG AATGGGAAACTACAAGAAGCACAGAGACTGTAAAGGAACCTGTACCAACAACGCAGAGTACAACTGTTGAAAAGACCTCTGTTGTAACAACACAAACAGAAACATTCACACAGTCTGTCGCTATGTTACAG CTTCCTGTAGCACCAGCTGTGCCAGCTGTGAGTTTAGTTCCACCAGCATTTCCTGTTGCAATGCCTGTACCTCCTCCTGGCTATAGTTCAATTCCGCCCCCTCCCTTCTTGAGAGCAAGCTTCAATCCTTCACAGCCACCTCCTG GTTATATGCCTCCTCCAGTTCCACCACCTGGTCCTCCACCTGTAGTTCCAACAT CTCTTGTACAGCCTTCACTACCAATTGCTCAAGAGTCACTGAAAGATTTTAACAGCCTTGTTCTACCAGTGGTTACTGTCTCAAGTAGTCTTACCACCCCAACATTGTCTGCTGGAAGTGTCTTCACTCCTCTTTCAAGTAATTGCTCTGATGTGGATGAGAAAGGATCTCACCTTGCAGACGTTCAGATCTCATCTAGTGAAAACAGAGCCA TGCAAGATGATGTTTCAAGTAGTTCTGGACTCATTGGAGGAGCTCAGCTACCTAGTGTTTCAACCACTTCTGGACTTGGAGGAGGAATCCGGCCACCAAATGTCTCAAGTAGTTCTGGGCTTGTGCAGCCGCCCAGTGTCTCAAGCAGCTCTGGACTTCTAACAAGACTGCAGCCATCCATTGCATCAAACAGTTCTGGGCTTCTGACTGGTGTTCAGCCTCCAAGTGTGTCAAGCAGCTCTGCAATGTTGCCAGGACTCCAGCCCATGAGTGTCTCAAGCAGCTCCAACCTTCTAATGGGACTTCAGCCACCAATAGTGTCAAGTAACTCTGGACTTTTGTCAGGAGGCCAGCCACCCATGGTATCAAGTACTTCTGGGCTTTTGACAGCACTTCAACCACCGATTGTATCAAGCAACTCTGGCCTTCTGGGATTACCTCCACCAATTGTCTCAAGTGGTTCTGGACTGCTAGGATTACCACCACCaaatattgccagtggttctggacTATTAGGGCTGCAGCCACCCACTGGAATTCAAACTGTGCCCCATTTAACTCTTGCTAGTCAACGGTTGCCTGGAATGCCTCTAGTCGATATCCGCTCAGGATTAATGGCACAGCCACCTGGGCCAAGATTTCCATTGCTACAGCCTGGAATGCCACCACAGCGTAGCATTCCTCCTCCAGCTATCCTTGACCCATCACTTCCTCCACCCAGAAGTTCTTTCCTTTCAGGAGACCTTTTTACTCAGACAGAGAGACCATTTGGCAATTGTGGTAGGCAAAGTATTGACAACCTTTCTAATCCAGATAAAAGGTTGCCACTTGGAGATGACAGCATTCAACAAGAGGGAGATAGAGATTACCGCTTTCCTCCAGTGGAAAATAGAGAGAACCTTAATCGGTCATCACAAGGAGATATTAGGGAGTCTGTTGGCAGGCCACCATTGGATCCCAGAGAGGGTCTTGGAAGACCTCCAGTAGATGGAAGAGAACATCTTGCCAGGCCACACCTAGATTTAAGGGAGAACTTTGGAAGGCCAGGTATGGATAACCTCAGTAGGAGAGACTATTTTCCTTTCAATTCAGATAAGCATTGGGGACAAAGAGGAGATTATGATGAAAGAGAGCGTCGTGTTTTTCCTGCTTATGGTGGTCTTAAACCTTTCCAGGAAGACAGAGAGAGGTTTCGACAAACCAATTTCAGATTTGAACCTCGAGGTGGTCCTAGCTGGAACAGAGGACCTGAACAAGATACTCACAGAGACTTTGATGACCGCCGCAGACCATGGGAAAGACAAAGGGATAGGGATGACAGAGATTTTAATTTTGGTAGAGAAATTAATGGAAACAGATTTGGGAGAGAAAGAATACAGAACAACTGGATACCCCCTCCACATCCACGGGTATTTGAATATTTTGAAGGTGGCACTTctcaaggaaaagctgacaatATGCCCCAAATTAATGGTGAaaacacagagacagaaagtcaaCCATCTGGTGTGGAAGTACAGGATGAATCGGAACTGTTTGAAAAGCTGACACCTTCAGGTGACACAAAAAAAGAGAAGAGTGACACAGAAGCTGAATTAGAAAGTGAACCAGTGGTAGAAAGCACAGAAACTGAGGGGACATAA
- the scaf8 gene encoding SR-related and CTD-associated factor 8 isoform X2 — MEAVKAFNGELYSLNDYKPPISKAKMTQITKAAIKAIKFYKHVVQSVEKFIQKCKPEYKVPGLYVIDSIVRQSRHQFGQEKDVFAPRFSNNIISTFQNLYRCPGDDKSKIVRVLNLWQKNSVFKSEIIQPLLDMAAGIPPPVVTPVLPGTTATMSNNTPGTPVTPATPANVIQSLPDPWVSQITNTDTLTAVAQILQSPQGQQLQQLIQTLQMQQQKPQPSLLQALDAGLVVQLQALTAQLTAAATANTLNPLEQSVSFNKLMDRFGDFREDADINEEPKKETPTSQLPLVPESVNNSLFHQLAEQLQQQNLEHLRQQLLEQQPTKASPEETQEETFGSEHSASPSQDSSHQQFLEVEPNIDSSMDVQQQDMDIDEGQEVVEQEVFEQEEKKAAVISRSRTRSRSRSRSPRKRRSRSRSGSRKRKHRKRSRSRSRERKRKSSRSYSSERRAREREKERQKKGLPPVRSKTLSVCSTTLWVGQVDKKATQQDLTNLFEEFGQIESINMIPPRGCAYVCMVHRQDAYRALQKLSSGSYKIGSKIIKIAWALNKGVKTEYKQFWDVDLGVSYIPWEKVKLDDLEGFAEGGMIDQETVNNEWETTRSTETVKEPVPTTQSTTVEKTSVVTTQTETFTQSVAMLQLPVAPAVPAVSLVPPAFPVAMPVPPPGYSSIPPPPFLRASFNPSQPPPGYMPPPVPPPGPPPVVPTSLVQPSLPIAQESLKDFNSLVLPVVTVSSSLTTPTLSAGSVFTPLSSNCSDVDEKGSHLADVQISSSENRAMQDDVSSSSGLIGGAQLPSVSTTSGLGGGIRPPNVSSSSGLVQPPSVSSSSGLLTRLQPSIASNSSGLLTGVQPPSVSSSSAMLPGLQPMSVSSSSNLLMGLQPPIVSSNSGLLSGGQPPMVSSTSGLLTALQPPIVSSNSGLLGLPPPIVSSGSGLLGLPPPNIASGSGLLGLQPPTGIQTVPHLTLASQRLPGMPLVDIRSGLMAQPPGPRFPLLQPGMPPQRSIPPPAILDPSLPPPRSSFLSGDLFTQTERPFGNCGRQSIDNLSNPDKRLPLGDDSIQQEGDRDYRFPPVENRENLNRSSQGDIRESVGRPPLDPREGLGRPPVDGREHLARPHLDLRENFGRPGMDNLSRRDYFPFNSDKHWGQRGDYDERERRVFPAYGGLKPFQEDRERFRQTNFRFEPRGGPSWNRGPEQDTHRDFDDRRRPWERQRDRDDRDFNFGREINGNRFGRERIQNNWIPPPHPRVFEYFEGGTSQGKADNMPQINGENTETESQPSGVEVQDESELFEKLTPSGDTKKEKSDTEAELESEPVVESTETEGT; from the exons AGTAAAATTGTTCGAGTGCTGAATTTATGGCAGAAGAATAGTGTGTTCAAAAGTGAAATTATCCAGCCTCTACTTGATATGGCAGCAGGAATTCCTCCTCCAGTTGTGACGCCTGTCTTGCCTGGGACAACAGCTACTATGAGTAACAATACTCCAG GAACTCCAGTGACGCCAGCTACACCTGCCAATGTGATCCAGAGTTTACCTGATCCTTGGGTGTCTCAGATAACTAATACAGATACTCTTACTGCTGTTGCACAGATTCTACAGAGTCCACAAGGCCAGCAG CTTCAGCAGTTAATACAAACATTACAAATGCAGCAGCAGAAACCACAGCCATCACTGCTTCAGGCACTGGATGCCGGACTTGTTGTTCAGTTGCAAGCCCTCACTGCGCAACTTACAGCTGCCGCCACTGCCAATACCCTTAATCCTCTAGAACAGAGTGTCTCTTTTAATAAG CTGATGGATAGGTTTGGGGATTTTAGAGAAGATGCTGATATTAATGAAGAACCTAAAAAAGAAACACCAACTTCTCAACT GCCCCTTGTACCTGAATCTGTGAACAACTCACTTTTTCATCAACTTGCTGAACAATTACAGCAGCAAAACCTGGAACATCTTCGCCAGCAGCTTCTGGAGCAGCAGCCAACAAAG GCCAGCCCTGAGGAAACGCAAGAAGAAACATTTGGTTCTGAGCATTCAGCATCCCCTTCACAAGACAGCAGCCATCAGCAGTTTTTAGAAGTAGAACCAAATATTGATAGTTCAATGGATGTTCAACAACAg GATATGGATATAGATGAAGGCCAAGAAGTTGTTGAACAGGAAGTTTTTGAGCAAGAGGAGAAGAAAGCAGCAGTTATTTCAAGATCAAGAACACGTTCAAGATCTCGTTCAAG ATCTCCAAGAAAAAGAAGGTCCAGATCACGTTCTGGATCTCGAAAGCGTAAGCATAGGAAGCGTTCACGCTCTAGAtcaagggaaagaaaaaggaagtctTCGAGGTCATATTCAAGTGAAAGAagagctagagagagagagaaagaacgaCAGAAAAAAGGATTGCCTCCTGTTCGATCCAAAACACTAAGTG TCTGCAGTACCACACTTTGGGTTGGTCAGGTGGACAAGAAAGCTACACAGCAGGATTTAACCAATTTATTTGAAGAATTCGGACAAATCGAGTCTATTAAT ATGATCCCTCCCAGAGGTTGTGCTTATGTCTGTATGGTTCATAGACAAGATGCCTACCGTGCTCTTCAGAAACTAAGCTCTGGATCCTACAAGATCGGATCAAAAATTATCAAG attgcatgggcatTAAATAAAGGAGTGAAAACTGAATATAAACAGTTTTGGGATGTGGATCTTGGAGTTTCATACATACCTTGGGAAAAAGTTAAATTGGATGATTTGGAGGGCTTTGCAGAAGGAGGCATGATTGATCAGGAAACAGTAAATAATG AATGGGAAACTACAAGAAGCACAGAGACTGTAAAGGAACCTGTACCAACAACGCAGAGTACAACTGTTGAAAAGACCTCTGTTGTAACAACACAAACAGAAACATTCACACAGTCTGTCGCTATGTTACAG CTTCCTGTAGCACCAGCTGTGCCAGCTGTGAGTTTAGTTCCACCAGCATTTCCTGTTGCAATGCCTGTACCTCCTCCTGGCTATAGTTCAATTCCGCCCCCTCCCTTCTTGAGAGCAAGCTTCAATCCTTCACAGCCACCTCCTG GTTATATGCCTCCTCCAGTTCCACCACCTGGTCCTCCACCTGTAGTTCCAACAT CTCTTGTACAGCCTTCACTACCAATTGCTCAAGAGTCACTGAAAGATTTTAACAGCCTTGTTCTACCAGTGGTTACTGTCTCAAGTAGTCTTACCACCCCAACATTGTCTGCTGGAAGTGTCTTCACTCCTCTTTCAAGTAATTGCTCTGATGTGGATGAGAAAGGATCTCACCTTGCAGACGTTCAGATCTCATCTAGTGAAAACAGAGCCA TGCAAGATGATGTTTCAAGTAGTTCTGGACTCATTGGAGGAGCTCAGCTACCTAGTGTTTCAACCACTTCTGGACTTGGAGGAGGAATCCGGCCACCAAATGTCTCAAGTAGTTCTGGGCTTGTGCAGCCGCCCAGTGTCTCAAGCAGCTCTGGACTTCTAACAAGACTGCAGCCATCCATTGCATCAAACAGTTCTGGGCTTCTGACTGGTGTTCAGCCTCCAAGTGTGTCAAGCAGCTCTGCAATGTTGCCAGGACTCCAGCCCATGAGTGTCTCAAGCAGCTCCAACCTTCTAATGGGACTTCAGCCACCAATAGTGTCAAGTAACTCTGGACTTTTGTCAGGAGGCCAGCCACCCATGGTATCAAGTACTTCTGGGCTTTTGACAGCACTTCAACCACCGATTGTATCAAGCAACTCTGGCCTTCTGGGATTACCTCCACCAATTGTCTCAAGTGGTTCTGGACTGCTAGGATTACCACCACCaaatattgccagtggttctggacTATTAGGGCTGCAGCCACCCACTGGAATTCAAACTGTGCCCCATTTAACTCTTGCTAGTCAACGGTTGCCTGGAATGCCTCTAGTCGATATCCGCTCAGGATTAATGGCACAGCCACCTGGGCCAAGATTTCCATTGCTACAGCCTGGAATGCCACCACAGCGTAGCATTCCTCCTCCAGCTATCCTTGACCCATCACTTCCTCCACCCAGAAGTTCTTTCCTTTCAGGAGACCTTTTTACTCAGACAGAGAGACCATTTGGCAATTGTGGTAGGCAAAGTATTGACAACCTTTCTAATCCAGATAAAAGGTTGCCACTTGGAGATGACAGCATTCAACAAGAGGGAGATAGAGATTACCGCTTTCCTCCAGTGGAAAATAGAGAGAACCTTAATCGGTCATCACAAGGAGATATTAGGGAGTCTGTTGGCAGGCCACCATTGGATCCCAGAGAGGGTCTTGGAAGACCTCCAGTAGATGGAAGAGAACATCTTGCCAGGCCACACCTAGATTTAAGGGAGAACTTTGGAAGGCCAGGTATGGATAACCTCAGTAGGAGAGACTATTTTCCTTTCAATTCAGATAAGCATTGGGGACAAAGAGGAGATTATGATGAAAGAGAGCGTCGTGTTTTTCCTGCTTATGGTGGTCTTAAACCTTTCCAGGAAGACAGAGAGAGGTTTCGACAAACCAATTTCAGATTTGAACCTCGAGGTGGTCCTAGCTGGAACAGAGGACCTGAACAAGATACTCACAGAGACTTTGATGACCGCCGCAGACCATGGGAAAGACAAAGGGATAGGGATGACAGAGATTTTAATTTTGGTAGAGAAATTAATGGAAACAGATTTGGGAGAGAAAGAATACAGAACAACTGGATACCCCCTCCACATCCACGGGTATTTGAATATTTTGAAGGTGGCACTTctcaaggaaaagctgacaatATGCCCCAAATTAATGGTGAaaacacagagacagaaagtcaaCCATCTGGTGTGGAAGTACAGGATGAATCGGAACTGTTTGAAAAGCTGACACCTTCAGGTGACACAAAAAAAGAGAAGAGTGACACAGAAGCTGAATTAGAAAGTGAACCAGTGGTAGAAAGCACAGAAACTGAGGGGACATAA